One segment of Solanum lycopersicum chromosome 1, SLM_r2.1 DNA contains the following:
- the LOC138342535 gene encoding WEB family protein At3g02930, chloroplastic-like, whose protein sequence is MTKQVKKVLRILPKSWESKVDAITEAKDLKVLTIDALIGNLKTHEINKNYDLSKKEAKKDKSLMLKNKSDEDSTDADMAYLINRFQKFVRKKKFIKEEQMVLEMLLNVILDTSVEKLGTSSENLVVRKSLAAWGDSSSDSEDPDEPKDVSMVVVHEEETVFNEMFALMAHTADEEEHNQITLPDMKNDLDKYSLTQLRTLAKVMIDSVIELTTERDTMNAELESLTENKVKLEEKMSRMVSLESNNSELTNQLNYITEEAEKLNGMSNGLQAEIQEKLKNSKKKLGVSLEKSNKLEQDIVKLKEELEKSLNWTKSSKLQSNATSRSNFNKKGLGSLNMTPLYNLHSMYVFVSDNLLCLHCGKNGHLKAECSS, encoded by the exons atgacCAAACAAGTCAAAAAAGTTCTTCGAATTCTTCCAAAGTCTTGGGAGAGCAAGGTTGATGCTATTACAGAAGCCAAGGATCTGAAGGTGTTGACTATTGATGCTTTGATTGGTAATCTAAAGACACAcgagataaataaaaattatgatttatcgAAGAAGGAAGCCAAGAAGGACAAGTCATTGATGCTGAAGAACAAATCAGATGAAGATTCCACTGATGCTGATATGGCATATCTCATCAACAGATTTCAAAaatttgtgaggaaaaaaaagtttataaaagaggaacaaatggtACTCGAAATGCTGCTCAATGTGATACTTGATACAAGTGTGGAAAAGTTGGGCACTTCATCAGAGA ATTTGGTTGTCAGAAAGTCTCTTGCTGCATGGGGTGATTCctcaagtgattcagaagaccCTGATGAGCCAAAAGATGTGTCCATGGTTGTTGTACATGAGGAGGAAACtgtcttcaatgaaatgtttgctctcatgGCTCACACAGCAGATGAAGAAGAGCATAATCAGATAACTCTTCCagatatgaaaaatgacttggataaatattctcttacACAATTGAGAACTTTGGCCAAAGTCATGATTGATTCTGTGATAGAGTTAACAACTGAAAGAGATACCATGAATGCTGAACTTGAAAGTTTGactgaaaacaaagttaaacttgaagagaaaatgtcaagAATGGTGTCTCTAGAGTCAAATAACTCTGAACTTACGAACCAATTGAACTACAttactgaagaagctgaaaaatTGAATGGAATGTCTAATGGTTTGCAAGCTGAAattcaagagaaattgaaaaactctAAGAAAAAACTTGGTGTGTCGcttgaaaagagtaacaaattGGAACAAGATATTGttaaacttaaggaagaacttgaaaaatcccTTAATTGGACAAAATCCTCAAAGTTACAGTCAAATGCAACAAGTCggagtaatttcaataagaaaggactaggaagtCTGAACATGACTCCTCTTTATAATCTTCATAGTATGTATGTGTTTGTATCTGACAATTTGTTATGTCTTCACTGTGGTAAGAATGGACATTTGAAGGCTGAATGTTCTAGCTAG
- the LOC138342551 gene encoding uncharacterized protein encodes MAAPLNLEERQSSNRPPHLNGHFYSLWNVRMHYYFMAKDSELWDIVLDGPFVPTMEEKDGEKTILFPKSTQKYDEADRKKIEKGFKAKTLLVCGIGPYEYNRVSACESAKEVLDCLKTAHEGTEQVKQSKIDMLTSRYENFKMKEGETIHDMFTKLSSIKNEL; translated from the coding sequence ATGGCAGCTCCACTTAACCTCGAAGAACGTCAGTCGTCAAACAGACCTCCTCATTTAAATGGACATTTCTACAGTTTGTGGAACGTTAGAATGCACTATTACTTCATGGCTAAAGACAGCGAGTTATGGGATATTGTACTGGATGGACCATTTGTTCCTACGATGGAAGAAAAGGATGGAGAGAAAACTATTCTTTTCCCAAAGTCTACCCAGAAATATGACGAAGCTGacaggaaaaagattgaaaaaggtttcaaagctaaaactcttctTGTCTGTGGGATAGGACCTTATGAGTACAACAGAGTGTCAGCCTGTGAGTCTGCTAAGGAAGTTTTGGACTGCTTGAAGACTGCacatgaaggaactgaacaagtcaaaCAATCTAAGATTGATATGCTTACCTCACGATAtgagaacttcaaaatgaaggaaggagaaacaataCATGACATGTTCACCAAGTTGTCTTCCATTAAAAATGAGCTGTGA
- the LOC138342567 gene encoding uncharacterized protein yields the protein MAAPLNLEEGQSSHRPPHFNRYFYSWWKVRMHDYLMAEDSEFWDIILDGPFVPMMEVKDGEKTITVPKPRQKYDDADRKKIEKGFKAKTLLVCGIGPDEYNRVSACESAKEIWDCLLTAHEGTEQVKESMIDMLTSRYENFKMKEGETIHDMFTKFSSITNRLRSLGEPISMTKQVRKGTSNSSKVLGEQS from the coding sequence ATGGCAGCTCCACTTAACCTCGAAGAAGGTCAGTCATCACACAGACCTCCTCATTTCAATAGATATTTctacagttggtggaaagttagaatgcacGACTATCTCATGGCTGAAGATAGCGAGTTTTGGGATATTATACTAGATGGACCCTTTGTTCCAATGATGGAAGTAAAGGATGGAGAAAAGACCATTACAGTTCCAAAGCCCAGGCAGAAATATGATGATGCTGacaggaaaaagattgaaaagggtttcaaagctaaaactcttctggtctgtgggataggacctgatgagtacAACAGAGTGTCAGCCTGTGAGTCTGCTAAAGAAATTTGGGATTGCTTGTTGACTGCacatgaaggaactgaacaagtcaaagaatccATGATTGACATGCTCACCTCACGATAtgagaacttcaaaatgaaggaaggagaaactATACATGACATGTTCACCAAGTTTTCTTCTATTACAAATAGGCTGCGAAGTTTGggtgaacctataagcatgacCAAACAAGTCAGGAAAGGTACTTCGAATTCTTCCAAAGTCTTGGGAGAGCAAAGTTGA